The sequence CCAGAGCGAACAGGAGACTGTGCCGCAACGACTTCCAGAAGATGTCGTCGTCCAGCATCCTCTCGTAGTTGTCGAACCCGACCATCTTGAAATCGGGGCTGAGGCCCGTCCAGTCCGTGAACGAGTAGTAGACGGACTGGATGAACGGCCATACCACGAAGAGCGCGTACAGTCCCAGGGGCAGTGCCAGAAACCCCACGATGAACCGGTACTTGCCGTGCTGCATCGCCACTCCGGTGCTGTCAGGGTGCGGGGATCACTGGTGCTTGTAGTGCTTGATGGAGGTGTCCTTGGCCGCCTCGTCGGCGAATGCCTGGATCTTCTTGACGGTCTCGGCCGGGGTCAGCCGGCCGGCCATCATCTCGCCGAGACCGGACACCCCGATCTTCTCCTTCTGCAACTGCACGTACCAGTCCTGCAGCCGGGGGTTCACCACGTTGTCTCCGGCCTTGTCCAGGGCCGCCACACCGGACTTCAGGCCCGGGGTGAGGGTGATGCCGGAGGTGCCGCCGTTGTACGCGGTCAGCGACTTGACCTTGGCGGTGAAGTTCTTCGAGGACGCCTCGGAGAGCATGATGCGCAGCTGCTCCATGCCGCCCTCGGCGTTCTTCGCCTTGGCCGGGACGATGAAGGGCTCGCCGCCGGAGGCCCAGATGGTGCCGAACGGCATCTTGTCGGCGCTGTCGAGGCCGGAGGGCGCGGAGACGGCGAGGCCGAAGTCGGGCGGGATGACGTTGGCCGACTCGTTCTCCACCCAGGAGCCGTTCGGGAGGAACAGCGCCTTGCCCTTGGCCCACGCGGTCTGCGACTGGATGTGGTCCAGGCCCGGAGTGCCCTGGAGGACGTAGCCCTTCTTGTACAGCTCGTAGTAGGCCTCGAAGCAGGCCTTGACCGCGGGGTGCTTCCAGGCGTTGGGCTCCAGGTTGTCGATGGCGTCGAGCACCTCGCGCCCGCCGACCTTGCCGATCATCGGGTACAGCGAGAAGGGGATGTAGTACGGGTACTTGCCCGCGTAGGTCCAGCCCGCGATGCCCTTCTTCTTGGCCTTCGCGCACAGCGCGAGCATGTCGTCCCAGGTCTCCGGGTAGGCCGCGTCCAGGGAGTCCAGGGCCTTCTGGGAGTACCAGACGCCGTAGACCGTGTAGGCGTAGTACAGGATCCAGACCGGGTCGCCGTCGAACTGGCCCATCTCCACGATGCCGGGGCGCAGCGTGTCGCGGACCTTCTTCTTCGGGTCGTCGTACGACGGCGCGTCCAGCAGCGCGGTGAGGTCGGCGAGCTGGTTCTTGCCGACGAGGACGCCCATGTCCATCTGCTCCGCGCCGGAGTTGTCGATGAGGTCCGGCGGGGTGCCCTGGTTGAAGCGGGGCTGGAGGGTGGACTGGATCTTCTGGGTGGCCGCGAACTTCACCTTGGCCTTGGGGAAGTCGTGCTCGTAGATCTTCACCGCGTCCTCGGCGTACTCCTTGCCGAAGCCGCCGTCGAAGAGGACGAACTCCATGCCCTCGGTGTCGTTGACGCCGAGCGGGTTCTTGGCGGTCTTCTTGCCCTGCTTGGCCTTGTCCTGTCCGTCGCCGCCGCTGCTCGCGCAGGCGGACAGCAGTCCCATCCCCGGTGCGGCGACCAGACCAAGCGCCGCCGAACGCTTGATCAGATCACGACGGCCGACGCCTTCGGCACCGTGGTGCGCAGTGGATCCCATGCTCAAGTCCTCGCCTTCTCCAGGACTCAGGCGGTGAACCGGATCCTGGCCGGCACCGCAGGTCGGGTCGTGCAGGGTTGTGCGGGGTCGTGCGGGAAATGCCGACAGGTATAGTCCACTTACCGGCGGCGGACAAGATCGAGTGCATGGTTCCCCCTGGGTCTTTTCCGAGTTGAGACCTGCCGGAAATATGAGCCCGCGCCGGCTGCCGCGCGGGAAAAACTCGCGACATTACTCCCTGAATGCCATAGTCAACACCCTTGACATCACCGGCCACTTGACCACCTACTTATGCTGCGCCCCGCAGCTGACAACGTTGTCCGGAGAGGGTGCAGGAGGGGAAATCCGTAGATGCAGCGGAGAACTCGGCACAGATGGGGTCCGGCGGCCGCGCTCACGGCCGCCTTCGTCATGGCCGTCGGCGCGCAGGGCGCGGCGGTGGCCCTGCCCGCCAAGGCCCCGGCGGCCGACCGGGAGTTCGCTTCCTCGTTCGAGGCGGGCGAGCCGGCGCCGGACTGGCTGAACACCGTGGACACCGGCCCGGACGGAGCCGAGCGGGCGTCGGGTGTCGACGGCGGGTACAGCAGCGGCATCCCGGGCAATGTGACCGACCATGTCACCGAGGTCCGGGCCGGCGGCGAGAACGCGGGCGCCGGCGAGGTCAAGGAGAACCTCGTCGACGGCGAGCCCGGCACCAAGTGGCTGACGTTCGAGCCGGCCGGCTGGGCGGAGTTCGACCTGGACAAGCCGGCCGCGATCGCGACGTACGCGCTCACCTCGGCCAACGACCACGCCGAGCGCGACCCCAGGGACTGGACCCTGAAGGCCTCCGCCGACGGCACGCACTGGACGACGGTCGACACCCGCTCGGGCGAGACCTTCTCCGAGCGGTACCAGACCAAGTCCTACGACCTGGCCGAACCGGCCCTCTACCAGCACTTCCGGCTGGAGGTGACGCGGAACAACGGCGCTGCGGACATCCTCCAGCTCGCCGATGTGCAGTTCTCGACCGGAGGCGGCGGCGGTCCGGTGCCGCACGACATGCTGACGCTGGTGGACAAAGGCCCGAGCGGCTCCCCGACCGCCAAGGCGCGGGCCGGCTTCACCGGCAAGCGCGCTTTGCGCTACGCCGGCCGGCACACGGCGGACGGCCGCGCCTACTCGTCCAACAAGGTCTTCGACGTGAACGTGAAGGTCGGCCGCGACACGGAGCTGGCGTACCGGATCTTCCCGTCGATGGCCGACGGCGACCGCGACTACGACGCCACCAACGTCTCGGTCGACCTCGCCTTCACCGACGGCACCTACCTCAGCGACCTGGGCGCGGTCGACCGGCACGGCTTCCCGCTCACGCCGCGCGGGCAAGGCGCGTCGAAGGCGCTGTACGTCAACCAGTGGAACGAGGTGGCCGCGCGGATCGGCCCGGTCGCGGCCGGCAGGACGGTCGACCGGATCCTGGTGGCCTACGACTCCCCCGCCGGCCCGGCCGAATTCCGCGGCTGGCTGGACGACGTGAGGCTGCGGCCGGTGGCGCCCGAGAGGCCGAAGGCACACCTGTCGGACTACGCGCTGACCACCCGGGGCACCCACTCCAGCGGCAGCTTCTCGCGCGGCAACACCTTCCCGGCGACCGCACTGCCGCACGGCTTCAACTTCTGGACGCCGGTGACCAACGCGTCCTCGCTGAGCTGGCTGTACGAGTACGCGCGCGCGAACAACGCGGACAACCTGCCGACGATCCAGGCGTTCAGCGCGAGTCACGAGCCCAGTCCGTGGATGGGCGACCGGCAGACCTTCCAGGTGATGCCGTCGGCCGCGGCCGGCACCCCGGACACCGGCCGCGAGGCCCGCGAACTGGCCTTCCGGCACGAGAACGAGACCGCGCGGCCCTACTACTACGGCGTCCGGTTCGAGAACGGCCTCAAGGCCGAGCTGGCCCCGACCGACCACGCGGCCGTGCTGCGCTTCACCTATCCCGGTGACGACGCGAGCGTGCTGTTCGACAACGTCACCGAGCAGGCCGGGCTGACGCTCGACACTGAGCACGGCACCGTCACGGGCTACTCGGACGTGAAGTCGGGCCTGTCCACGGGCGCCACGCGGCTGTTCGTGTACGGCGAGTTCGACAAGCCGGTGACGGACGGCGCGGCCAAGGGCGTGCAGGGCCATCTGCGCTTCGCCGCGGGCGCCGACCGCACCGTCACGCTGCGCCTGGCGACCTCGCTGATCGGCGTCGACCAGGCGAAGGAGAACCTGCGCCGGGAGATCCCGGACGGCACGTCCTTCGGCACCGTCAAGGCGCGCGCCCGGCACGCCTGGGACGAACTGCTCGGCAAGGTCGAGGTGGAGGGCGCGAGCGCGGACCAGCTGACCACGCTCTACTCCGGCCTGTACCGGCTGTACCTGTACCCCAACTCCGGTTTCGAGGAGGTCGGCGGCAAGGACCGCTACGCGTCGCCGTTCTCGCCCATGCCGGGCCCGGACACCCCCACGCACACCGGCGCCAGGATCGTGGACGGCAAGGTGTACGTCAACAACGGCTTCTGGGACACCTACCGCACCACCTGGCCGGCCTACTCGTTCCTGACGCCCACTCAGGCCGGTGAGCTGGTCGACGGGTTCGTGCAGCAGTACAAGGACGGCGGCTGGACCTCACGCTGGTCCTCCCCCGGCTACGCCGACCTGATGACCGGCACCTCCTCGGACGTGGCGTTCGCCGACGCCTACGTCAAGGGCGTGCGGTTCGACGCGAAGGCGGCGTACGACGCGGCCGTGAAGAACGCGACCGTCGTACCGCCGGCGCCGGGCGTCGGCCGCAAGGGCATGGCCGTCTCCCCGTTCCTCGGCTACACCCCGACCGACACGCACGAGGGCCTGTCCTGGGCGATGGAGGGCTACGTCAACGACTACGGCATCGCGAGGATGGGCGAGGCGCTGTACAAGAAGACGGGCGAGAAGCGCTACCAGGAGGAGTCGGCGTACTTCCTCGACCGCGCCCGCGACTACGTGAGGCTGTTCGACACCGGTGCGGGCTTCTTCCAGGGCCGGGACGCCAAGGGCGCCTGGCGGGTGGACTCCGCGAAGTACGACCCGCGGGTGTGGGGCCACGACTACACCGAGACCAACGGCTGGGGCTATGCCTTCACCGCGCCGCAGGACAGCCGGGGCCTGGCCAACCTGTACGGCGGCCGGCGGGGCCTCGCCGACAAGCTGGACGCCTACTTCGCCACCCCGGAGACGGCCTCCCCGGACTACGTGGGCTCCTACGGCGGGGTCATCCACGAGATGACCGAGGCACGGGACGTCCGGATGGGCATGTACGGCCACTCCAACCAGGTCGCGCACCACGTGCTGTACATGTACGACGCGGCCGGCCGGCCGTGGAAGACGCAGGCGTATGTGCGCGAGGCACTGTCCCGGCTGTACACCGGCAGCGAGATCGGGC comes from Streptomyces sp. SCL15-4 and encodes:
- a CDS encoding GH92 family glycosyl hydrolase; amino-acid sequence: MQRRTRHRWGPAAALTAAFVMAVGAQGAAVALPAKAPAADREFASSFEAGEPAPDWLNTVDTGPDGAERASGVDGGYSSGIPGNVTDHVTEVRAGGENAGAGEVKENLVDGEPGTKWLTFEPAGWAEFDLDKPAAIATYALTSANDHAERDPRDWTLKASADGTHWTTVDTRSGETFSERYQTKSYDLAEPALYQHFRLEVTRNNGAADILQLADVQFSTGGGGGPVPHDMLTLVDKGPSGSPTAKARAGFTGKRALRYAGRHTADGRAYSSNKVFDVNVKVGRDTELAYRIFPSMADGDRDYDATNVSVDLAFTDGTYLSDLGAVDRHGFPLTPRGQGASKALYVNQWNEVAARIGPVAAGRTVDRILVAYDSPAGPAEFRGWLDDVRLRPVAPERPKAHLSDYALTTRGTHSSGSFSRGNTFPATALPHGFNFWTPVTNASSLSWLYEYARANNADNLPTIQAFSASHEPSPWMGDRQTFQVMPSAAAGTPDTGREARELAFRHENETARPYYYGVRFENGLKAELAPTDHAAVLRFTYPGDDASVLFDNVTEQAGLTLDTEHGTVTGYSDVKSGLSTGATRLFVYGEFDKPVTDGAAKGVQGHLRFAAGADRTVTLRLATSLIGVDQAKENLRREIPDGTSFGTVKARARHAWDELLGKVEVEGASADQLTTLYSGLYRLYLYPNSGFEEVGGKDRYASPFSPMPGPDTPTHTGARIVDGKVYVNNGFWDTYRTTWPAYSFLTPTQAGELVDGFVQQYKDGGWTSRWSSPGYADLMTGTSSDVAFADAYVKGVRFDAKAAYDAAVKNATVVPPAPGVGRKGMAVSPFLGYTPTDTHEGLSWAMEGYVNDYGIARMGEALYKKTGEKRYQEESAYFLDRARDYVRLFDTGAGFFQGRDAKGAWRVDSAKYDPRVWGHDYTETNGWGYAFTAPQDSRGLANLYGGRRGLADKLDAYFATPETASPDYVGSYGGVIHEMTEARDVRMGMYGHSNQVAHHVLYMYDAAGRPWKTQAYVREALSRLYTGSEIGQGYHGDEDNGEQSAWYLFSALGFYPLVMGSGEYSIGSPLFKKATVHLENGRDLVVRAPRNSAKNVYVQGVRFNGRPWTSTSLPHSLLAKGGVLDFSMGPRPSAWGTGEDAAPVSITRDDRVPEPRADVLKGEGALFDDTSATSAAVTSADLPVRGAVKPVQYTLTSGADHATAPTGWTLQGSADGTAWRTLDHRTGETFAWDRQTRAFTIAAPGTYTRYRLVLDGEATLAEVQLLA
- the ngcE gene encoding N-acetylglucosamine/diacetylchitobiose ABC transporter substrate-binding protein: MGSTAHHGAEGVGRRDLIKRSAALGLVAAPGMGLLSACASSGGDGQDKAKQGKKTAKNPLGVNDTEGMEFVLFDGGFGKEYAEDAVKIYEHDFPKAKVKFAATQKIQSTLQPRFNQGTPPDLIDNSGAEQMDMGVLVGKNQLADLTALLDAPSYDDPKKKVRDTLRPGIVEMGQFDGDPVWILYYAYTVYGVWYSQKALDSLDAAYPETWDDMLALCAKAKKKGIAGWTYAGKYPYYIPFSLYPMIGKVGGREVLDAIDNLEPNAWKHPAVKACFEAYYELYKKGYVLQGTPGLDHIQSQTAWAKGKALFLPNGSWVENESANVIPPDFGLAVSAPSGLDSADKMPFGTIWASGGEPFIVPAKAKNAEGGMEQLRIMLSEASSKNFTAKVKSLTAYNGGTSGITLTPGLKSGVAALDKAGDNVVNPRLQDWYVQLQKEKIGVSGLGEMMAGRLTPAETVKKIQAFADEAAKDTSIKHYKHQ